From Syngnathus typhle isolate RoL2023-S1 ecotype Sweden linkage group LG13, RoL_Styp_1.0, whole genome shotgun sequence, a single genomic window includes:
- the plekhj1 gene encoding pleckstrin homology domain-containing family J member 1, whose protein sequence is MRYNEKEMMHLSRQPSEMVAELGMRGPKKGDVVKRRLVKLVVNFLFYFKTDEEEPAGALLLEQCRVEKEASQTFSIAFLEDAERKYLFECDSEEQCVKWIDSIIKASYEFMRRNLIFYRTEIHRLTGKDPLEQYGISDEARFQVTNGLQHSPRDASSM, encoded by the exons ATGCGTTACAACGAGAAGGAGATGATGCATCTGAGCCGACAACCTTCAGAAATGGTCGCCGAGCTGGGGATGCGTGGACCCAAGAAAGGAGACG TTGTGAAGAGGAGGCTAGTGAAACTCGTCGTTAACTTCCTCTTCTATTTTAAGACTGATGAGGAAGAA CCTGCTGGAGCGCTGCTATTGGAGCAGTGTCGGGTGGAGAAGGAGGCCAGCCAGACCTTCTCCATTG cGTTTCTGGAAGATGCAGAACGAAAATATCTTTTTGAGTGTGACTCTGAGGAGCAGTGTGTAAAGTGGATAGACTCCATCATCAAGGCAAG CTATGAATTCATGAGAAGAAACCTCATCTTCTACAGAACTGAAATCCACAGGCTCACTGGAAAA GATCCATTGGAGCAGTACGGCATATCAGACGAAGCTCGTTTTCAAGTGACTAATGGCCTGCAGCATTCACCCAGGGACGCCTCCTCCATGTAG